A stretch of Desulfotalea psychrophila LSv54 DNA encodes these proteins:
- a CDS encoding CvpA family protein, whose product MDTGSVFTTYDFVILGILVLFIGRGLWTGFIQQISVFVALYLGYFVASQYYSTFFPFWEHISQNPKIVFWGSYAIAFLLTYVLAMLIGLGLRHVVELTFTSWLDSLLGGIVGFAKAALVIVLLHLFLGTIMAPENKMLRDCASCEVVADVSDYARRLIKDSGVQEAFLMKDPALSLERVKEYLEPIMPSK is encoded by the coding sequence ATGGATACAGGTAGTGTTTTTACAACGTATGATTTCGTAATTTTGGGAATTCTTGTTTTATTTATAGGGCGTGGTCTGTGGACAGGGTTTATCCAACAAATATCCGTTTTTGTTGCCCTCTACCTGGGCTATTTCGTGGCCAGTCAATACTATAGTACCTTTTTCCCATTCTGGGAGCATATTTCTCAAAACCCAAAAATTGTTTTTTGGGGTAGCTACGCTATTGCCTTTTTGCTTACCTATGTATTGGCCATGCTGATTGGTCTTGGTTTAAGACATGTTGTAGAGTTGACCTTTACCTCCTGGCTTGACAGTTTACTGGGGGGGATTGTGGGCTTTGCCAAGGCTGCTCTGGTTATTGTTCTTCTTCACCTGTTTTTGGGTACGATAATGGCACCGGAGAATAAGATGTTACGCGACTGTGCCTCCTGTGAGGTTGTGGCTGATGTCTCGGACTATGCTCGTAGATTGATCAAGGATTCCGGGGTACAAGAGGCCTTTCTTATGAAAGATCCAGCCCTGTCTCTTGAGAGGGTTAAAGAGTATCTTGAACCAATAATGCCGTCTAAATAA
- the thiD gene encoding bifunctional hydroxymethylpyrimidine kinase/phosphomethylpyrimidine kinase — protein sequence MKEYKRVLTIAGSDSGGGAGIQADLKTFSACGCFGTSAITAITAQNTLGVRAIHSVPVEILQAQVLAVIEDIGVDAIKIGMLHSAELIAAVAVVLREADVENIVLDPVMVATSGDPLIEESAVDAMKKLLFPLVKVITPNIPEAEILLGQKIEGEDLAQVAQALAEEFSVSVLAKAGHQQGDLFVDVLYSSVTEKITRFPTTRVDTQNTHGTGCSLSSAIASFLARGEDLETAIASASQYLHGALVAGAEYKIGAGHGPVHHFYRFW from the coding sequence ATGAAAGAATATAAAAGAGTTTTAACAATAGCCGGTTCAGATAGTGGTGGTGGGGCAGGTATTCAGGCAGATCTAAAGACATTTTCCGCCTGTGGCTGTTTTGGTACCAGTGCCATTACGGCAATTACGGCCCAAAATACCCTTGGGGTAAGGGCCATTCACTCTGTTCCTGTTGAGATTTTACAGGCCCAGGTGCTTGCGGTTATTGAAGATATTGGGGTAGATGCCATTAAAATTGGCATGTTACATTCAGCAGAGCTTATAGCTGCTGTGGCAGTTGTTCTGCGGGAGGCTGATGTGGAAAACATTGTCCTTGATCCGGTGATGGTGGCAACAAGTGGTGATCCACTTATTGAGGAGAGTGCTGTTGATGCCATGAAGAAACTTCTCTTTCCTCTGGTGAAGGTCATTACTCCTAATATTCCAGAGGCCGAGATACTTCTTGGCCAGAAGATAGAGGGAGAAGACCTGGCCCAGGTCGCCCAGGCGCTTGCCGAGGAATTTTCTGTTTCTGTTCTGGCCAAGGCTGGCCATCAGCAGGGAGATCTGTTTGTAGATGTTCTCTATAGTAGTGTAACAGAGAAAATTACAAGATTTCCCACCACCAGGGTAGATACTCAGAATACCCATGGAACAGGCTGTTCCCTCTCCTCTGCCATAGCCTCATTTTTGGCTCGGGGCGAAGATCTTGAAACTGCCATTGCCAGTGCTAGTCAGTATCTGCATGGGGCCTTGGTGGCAGGTGCAGAGTATAAAATAGGTGCAGGTCATGGGCCCGTACACCACTTTTATCGTTTTTGGTAA
- a CDS encoding flavodoxin family protein yields the protein MKLLIVLGSPRRRGNSEILAEEVVKGLADVEVEYLRLNDLNIRPCQGCGGCEKTGICVIADDMTDLYAKVDAADSLLLVSPVYFYGLTGQTKIFIDRCQSLWSRRYLLKDSHRIAEGRRGYLLSVAATNGEKLFDCSMLTVRYFFDAAGYHYEDSLLVPGVDAKGDILQRPVALQDARDFGEKMFATRNDPLI from the coding sequence ATGAAGCTGCTTATTGTTTTGGGCAGTCCTCGCAGGCGGGGTAACAGCGAAATTTTAGCAGAGGAGGTGGTGAAAGGCCTTGCAGACGTTGAGGTGGAGTACCTGCGTCTGAATGATCTGAATATCCGTCCCTGCCAGGGCTGTGGTGGTTGTGAGAAAACGGGGATCTGTGTCATTGCCGATGATATGACAGATCTCTATGCCAAGGTGGATGCCGCTGATTCTCTGCTTCTGGTCAGCCCCGTCTATTTTTATGGGCTGACTGGCCAGACAAAAATTTTCATTGATCGTTGCCAGTCCCTCTGGTCGCGCCGCTATCTTTTGAAGGATTCCCATAGGATAGCAGAGGGTCGAAGAGGATATTTACTTTCTGTCGCTGCAACCAATGGAGAGAAATTATTTGACTGCTCTATGCTCACCGTCCGTTATTTTTTTGATGCCGCGGGTTACCATTACGAAGATTCTCTTTTAGTGCCTGGAGTTGATGCAAAAGGTGATATCTTACAACGCCCGGTGGCGCTGCAGGATGCCAGAGACTTTGGCGAGAAGATGTTTGCAACTAGGAATGACCCATTAATATAG
- a CDS encoding phosphoribosyltransferase family protein, which produces MTETCRLRICGLDRELPLVRIGDDFSFAKFVIMGDTELVEKAADMIVAHPDFPTYDIDLLLCPGTHVSPLAHAIATRLKINYVVARESVKSYMQDQLVEKGLSVLSKEEQLLVLDGADVEGLQGRNVCIIDDVASTGESLQAVESLLARVGCNVVGKAVILLEDDGYSGDDLIYLDRLPTFTK; this is translated from the coding sequence ATGACTGAAACTTGCCGCTTACGGATATGTGGACTTGATCGCGAACTTCCCCTGGTGCGGATTGGAGATGATTTTTCTTTTGCCAAGTTTGTCATTATGGGAGATACCGAATTGGTGGAGAAGGCGGCCGATATGATTGTGGCGCACCCAGATTTTCCCACCTATGATATAGATCTGTTGCTCTGTCCCGGCACCCATGTGTCTCCCCTGGCCCATGCCATTGCTACCAGGTTAAAGATTAACTATGTGGTAGCCCGGGAATCGGTAAAATCCTATATGCAGGATCAGTTGGTGGAAAAGGGCCTCTCTGTGTTAAGCAAGGAAGAACAGCTACTTGTGCTTGACGGTGCCGATGTCGAGGGACTGCAGGGGCGAAATGTATGTATAATTGATGATGTGGCGTCTACAGGTGAGTCCCTCCAGGCTGTGGAGAGCCTGCTGGCCCGGGTAGGATGTAATGTTGTCGGTAAGGCCGTTATTTTACTTGAAGATGATGGTTACTCAGGAGATGACCTGATCTATCTGGATAGATTGCCCACCTTTACTAAGTAG
- a CDS encoding APC family permease gives MAELQKKYGFWTATAMVVGIVIGSGVFFKADNVLRAAGGSLPIALLAWAIGGAIMIVTAYVFSLVANRMSKVNGVSDYFESAYGKTASYFVGWFMAIVYYPSLVAVLAWVSANYSTGLIGKPDWLWPLAFAYMVVFFLLNVFSPVLAGKWQVSTTIIKLIPLGLVAIVGAISGLMTGQTLESFSVSATVVGDNAGGLAVATLATAFAYEGWILATSINAELEDAKKNLPRALVVGTLAVALIYMLYYLGISGVLSNADLIAAGDAAPVNVISIVFGNIGGTVLTVFVVLSCLGTLNGLIMASSRGMYVVAYHGQGPKPKFFAAVNATYNSTLNSALVGFVISTFWLGVWYGNFAGWWGGFLDISELPIAFLYVCYIAIYIWVIRAFDELGPLSRYLAPFCAGLGSLYIIWGASQKDFFSLFLVILAAIFAVGFILKDEQSCLR, from the coding sequence ATGGCTGAATTACAGAAAAAATATGGCTTTTGGACGGCAACGGCTATGGTGGTCGGTATCGTCATTGGCTCGGGTGTCTTCTTTAAGGCTGATAACGTGTTGAGGGCCGCCGGTGGCAGTTTGCCTATTGCCCTCTTGGCCTGGGCAATAGGTGGAGCTATTATGATTGTCACTGCCTATGTCTTCTCATTGGTGGCAAATAGGATGAGCAAGGTCAATGGTGTTTCAGATTATTTTGAATCGGCCTATGGTAAGACTGCCAGTTATTTTGTCGGTTGGTTTATGGCAATTGTCTATTATCCCAGTTTGGTGGCCGTTCTTGCTTGGGTTTCTGCTAATTATAGCACTGGTTTAATTGGTAAACCAGATTGGTTGTGGCCCCTGGCCTTTGCCTATATGGTTGTCTTCTTTTTATTGAATGTTTTCTCGCCAGTTTTAGCCGGTAAATGGCAGGTCTCTACAACTATAATCAAGCTTATTCCGCTTGGCCTGGTGGCTATTGTTGGAGCGATTTCCGGTCTGATGACGGGTCAAACTCTGGAGAGTTTTAGCGTTTCTGCAACTGTAGTAGGTGATAATGCGGGTGGTCTTGCCGTGGCCACACTTGCCACTGCTTTTGCCTACGAGGGTTGGATTCTCGCTACCTCAATCAACGCTGAATTAGAGGATGCTAAGAAAAACCTGCCTCGTGCTCTAGTGGTAGGAACACTGGCTGTTGCCCTTATCTACATGCTCTACTATCTCGGTATTTCAGGTGTACTCTCAAATGCTGATCTGATTGCTGCAGGCGATGCTGCCCCGGTAAATGTTATCTCTATTGTCTTTGGTAATATTGGCGGCACCGTACTCACCGTCTTTGTGGTTTTGTCCTGTTTGGGTACTCTCAACGGTTTGATTATGGCCTCCAGCCGTGGCATGTATGTGGTTGCCTATCATGGGCAGGGGCCAAAGCCAAAATTTTTTGCCGCTGTAAATGCAACGTATAATAGCACCCTTAACTCTGCTCTTGTTGGTTTTGTTATTTCTACCTTCTGGCTGGGAGTTTGGTACGGTAACTTTGCCGGTTGGTGGGGAGGATTTCTTGATATTTCAGAACTGCCAATTGCCTTTCTCTATGTCTGTTACATAGCAATTTATATATGGGTTATTCGCGCCTTTGACGAACTTGGTCCTTTGAGCCGTTATCTTGCCCCATTTTGCGCAGGACTTGGTTCCCTCTACATTATCTGGGGTGCCAGTCAAAAAGATTTTTTCTCCCTCTTTCTGGTTATTCTGGCGGCGATATTTGCGGTGGGTTTTATTCTAAAGGACGAACAGAGTTGTCTGCGCTGA
- a CDS encoding methylated-DNA--[protein]-cysteine S-methyltransferase — MEKQQIYFDQVHSPLGSIVIAASSHGLHHLFFEERGRLEEGWQYSPERLQEVTQQLAEYFKGKRKQFDLLLAPTGTAFQMRVWQELCRIPYGKTISYKEMAHRIDKPKAYRAVGGANGKNPISIIQPCHRVIAADGSLGGFSSGLERKEFLLQLEGQDNKKPCS; from the coding sequence ATGGAAAAACAACAGATCTATTTTGACCAAGTCCATAGCCCTCTGGGAAGTATAGTTATAGCTGCTAGTTCCCATGGACTACACCATCTCTTCTTTGAGGAGAGGGGACGCCTGGAAGAAGGTTGGCAATATAGTCCGGAGAGGCTGCAAGAGGTTACTCAACAATTAGCGGAGTACTTTAAGGGAAAACGCAAACAATTCGACCTCCTTCTGGCACCCACAGGAACAGCTTTTCAAATGAGGGTATGGCAGGAACTCTGTCGCATCCCCTATGGAAAGACCATCAGCTACAAAGAGATGGCCCATCGCATCGACAAGCCCAAGGCATACCGGGCAGTGGGAGGAGCCAATGGCAAAAACCCCATTAGCATCATCCAGCCCTGTCACCGGGTCATTGCCGCCGATGGCAGTCTGGGGGGGTTCTCTTCAGGGCTGGAACGGAAAGAATTTCTTCTCCAACTGGAGGGACAAGACAACAAAAAACCCTGCTCTTAA
- a CDS encoding hydantoinase/oxoprolinase family protein, producing the protein MNYVIGIDTGGTCTDAVLMEQDTGKIIATAKRPTTHHNLALGTRDALSALLDASAIEPHQVKKIAVSSTLATNSVVENKGAEVALLVIGYVKHFKLPVKAVVFIKGGHNIQGKEEVPLDLEYLVSIIEGLREEVDAYGICSAMSIKNPAHELVAQEAIKMLDGDKPVFCSHQASNIAGMEQRAATAGLHAKLMPVMQNYVDAVLTAMEEKNLSCPMTLVAGNGQLVDASHIIRHAALTVASGPACTAHFGSMQTDLAGLVIDIGGTTTDITMLDNNGQPVLREDGCQIGSWRTHIEAVDMHTGAIGGDSHVQVERGDFSIGPVRVTPISLCPIGPSLEEWLTEKDSSKLIIPVLGQREEAPTDIFTFLQGAGAATVKEICKATGHSGIILEKQLEKLAKNQLIIECGFTPTDALHVLGKINLGDGSRARRAADILGKKCEMTAEEFSQQVVNRSQNLIENLILDYVIQHYWGNSLTNFIENRKKHPMLGVDFTIKAPLIGIGAVARHLLPEVAKKLGTMVSFPLHCEVGNAVGAAHIACIKE; encoded by the coding sequence ATGAATTACGTAATTGGTATAGACACCGGAGGCACCTGCACCGATGCAGTGCTGATGGAACAGGACACAGGTAAAATCATAGCAACGGCAAAAAGGCCCACCACCCATCATAACCTTGCCCTCGGAACAAGAGATGCCCTCAGCGCCCTGCTCGACGCCTCTGCCATAGAGCCGCATCAGGTAAAAAAAATCGCCGTCTCCTCCACCCTTGCCACCAACTCTGTGGTCGAAAACAAAGGGGCAGAGGTTGCCCTATTGGTCATCGGCTATGTAAAACATTTTAAGCTGCCGGTAAAGGCCGTCGTCTTCATCAAGGGTGGTCACAATATCCAGGGAAAAGAAGAAGTTCCCCTTGATCTGGAATATCTTGTCAGCATCATCGAAGGTCTGCGGGAAGAGGTGGATGCCTATGGTATCTGCTCTGCAATGTCCATAAAAAATCCCGCCCACGAACTTGTCGCCCAGGAGGCGATAAAAATGCTCGATGGCGATAAGCCTGTCTTCTGCTCCCATCAGGCAAGCAATATTGCCGGCATGGAACAGCGGGCGGCCACCGCAGGTCTGCACGCCAAACTCATGCCTGTTATGCAAAACTATGTGGATGCTGTCCTCACGGCCATGGAAGAAAAAAATCTCTCCTGCCCCATGACCCTGGTGGCTGGCAACGGGCAACTGGTCGATGCCAGCCATATTATCCGTCATGCGGCCCTGACCGTAGCCAGTGGCCCGGCCTGTACCGCCCACTTTGGCAGCATGCAAACAGATCTGGCAGGACTTGTCATTGATATCGGCGGCACCACAACAGACATTACCATGCTTGATAACAATGGTCAGCCTGTCCTCAGAGAAGATGGTTGCCAAATTGGTTCATGGCGAACCCATATTGAGGCCGTCGATATGCACACAGGAGCCATAGGCGGAGACAGCCATGTCCAGGTCGAACGAGGTGATTTCTCCATTGGCCCCGTTCGTGTTACCCCCATCTCTCTCTGCCCAATAGGACCGTCCCTCGAAGAATGGCTGACAGAAAAAGACTCGTCAAAGCTGATCATCCCCGTCCTCGGCCAGAGAGAAGAGGCCCCAACAGATATTTTCACCTTTCTCCAAGGAGCAGGGGCTGCAACAGTAAAGGAGATCTGCAAGGCCACAGGACACAGTGGCATAATTCTCGAAAAACAACTTGAAAAACTGGCTAAAAATCAGCTCATTATTGAATGCGGCTTCACCCCCACCGACGCCCTGCACGTCTTGGGCAAGATAAATCTGGGAGACGGGAGCCGGGCAAGAAGGGCAGCTGATATCCTGGGGAAAAAATGCGAGATGACAGCAGAGGAATTCTCCCAACAGGTAGTCAACAGGAGCCAGAACTTAATTGAAAATCTTATCCTCGACTATGTTATCCAACATTACTGGGGAAATTCACTAACCAATTTTATCGAAAATCGTAAAAAGCATCCCATGCTTGGAGTTGACTTCACCATAAAAGCCCCACTCATCGGGATCGGCGCAGTTGCCCGCCACCTCCTCCCTGAGGTGGCAAAGAAACTGGGCACAATGGTCTCCTTTCCCCTGCATTGCGAGGTGGGTAACGCCGTCGGAGCCGCCCATATTGCCTGTATTAAAGAGTAG
- a CDS encoding 1,4-dihydroxy-2-naphthoate polyprenyltransferase: MENEKLTKWDLWLLAIRPKTLPAAVAPVLVGSAAAFSDGFFHPLLMLACLLGALLLQIAVNFANDYFDAKNNIDSAERLGPVRVTQSGLIPAAQVKWAMALALVLAVLVFSYLSSVAGWPIVMVMIASVLGALGYSGGPYPLASNGLGEIFVFIFFGLIAVCGTYFILAAQLVASAFLVAIPPGLLITAIMVINNLRDIDTDSRSGKKTLAVILGRSRTILEYRLLLLCAYLVPLVMFLTGTSYFILMPFFSLPLAIKLWGEVEHCLGTELNSTLAKTAKLSLMFSLGFAVGLVLGA, encoded by the coding sequence ATGGAAAATGAAAAGCTTACAAAATGGGATCTGTGGCTATTGGCAATACGTCCCAAAACCCTGCCTGCGGCGGTGGCCCCTGTACTCGTCGGTAGCGCAGCGGCCTTTTCCGATGGTTTTTTTCATCCTCTGCTTATGCTTGCCTGTCTGCTTGGCGCCCTGCTCCTGCAGATAGCTGTTAACTTTGCCAACGATTATTTCGATGCAAAAAATAATATTGATTCAGCAGAGAGACTGGGGCCTGTTCGGGTTACCCAGAGTGGACTTATTCCTGCCGCTCAGGTTAAATGGGCAATGGCTCTCGCCCTTGTCTTGGCGGTGCTCGTTTTCTCTTATCTCTCCTCTGTCGCCGGCTGGCCAATAGTTATGGTGATGATTGCCTCCGTGTTGGGCGCACTCGGTTACAGCGGCGGGCCTTATCCCTTAGCCTCTAATGGCCTTGGTGAGATCTTTGTCTTTATCTTCTTTGGACTTATTGCCGTTTGTGGCACCTATTTTATCCTTGCCGCTCAACTGGTGGCTTCGGCCTTTTTGGTTGCCATTCCGCCGGGCCTGCTGATTACGGCTATAATGGTGATTAATAATCTTCGCGATATTGATACCGATAGCAGGAGTGGTAAAAAGACCCTGGCCGTTATTTTGGGTCGTTCGAGGACTATTCTCGAATATAGGCTTCTTCTGCTCTGTGCCTATCTCGTCCCTCTTGTCATGTTTTTAACAGGAACGAGCTATTTTATTCTGATGCCATTTTTCTCTCTCCCTCTTGCTATAAAGTTATGGGGTGAGGTGGAGCATTGTCTGGGCACGGAGTTGAATAGCACCCTGGCCAAGACAGCAAAGTTATCGCTGATGTTCAGTCTTGGTTTTGCCGTTGGTCTGGTGCTCGGTGCTTGA
- a CDS encoding enoyl-ACP reductase FabI: MDFLGVRDKTFVIFGLANKKSIACAIGKNLVAAGARVIHVVRSEQRLETAQKLFPESSVFICDVEEEENIVAVRDKIKALLGETQIDGIVHSIAFANYSEGLKPFHETLKKDFLQAVNISCFSFISIANHFKGLLAPTASVLTISISTTKMAAENYGYMAPIKAALDSSLCFLTKSFSAFSAIRFNAVAPSLLKTSASAGVPGYVDSYLYAEKVIPRKKSLKTTEAADTATFLLSERSSGIVGQTIVVDAGMAMNYFDAEIVRAVA, encoded by the coding sequence ATGGATTTTTTAGGTGTACGAGATAAAACCTTTGTGATTTTTGGCCTTGCCAATAAAAAATCAATCGCCTGCGCTATAGGCAAAAATTTAGTGGCAGCGGGCGCCCGGGTTATACATGTGGTTCGTTCAGAACAGCGCCTTGAAACTGCGCAGAAACTTTTTCCAGAAAGTTCCGTCTTTATCTGTGATGTTGAAGAGGAAGAAAATATAGTGGCAGTACGTGATAAAATTAAGGCACTTTTGGGAGAGACTCAGATTGATGGTATTGTCCACTCCATTGCCTTTGCCAACTACTCGGAAGGGTTAAAACCTTTTCACGAGACCTTGAAAAAGGATTTTCTTCAGGCAGTGAACATTTCCTGCTTTTCCTTTATCAGTATTGCCAACCACTTTAAGGGACTTTTGGCTCCCACGGCATCGGTGCTGACCATCTCTATTTCGACCACTAAGATGGCTGCAGAAAATTATGGATATATGGCTCCTATTAAGGCGGCCCTTGATTCGTCACTCTGCTTTTTGACCAAGTCCTTTTCTGCCTTTTCTGCTATTCGTTTTAATGCCGTGGCCCCCAGTCTTCTCAAGACCTCGGCCTCAGCTGGGGTTCCTGGCTATGTGGATAGTTATCTCTATGCCGAGAAGGTGATTCCACGGAAAAAGTCCCTGAAGACGACGGAGGCGGCAGACACTGCCACCTTTCTTCTTTCAGAGCGTTCATCTGGGATTGTTGGTCAAACAATTGTGGTGGATGCGGGGATGGCAATGAACTATTTTGATGCAGAGATTGTTAGGGCAGTAGCGTAA
- a CDS encoding nitroreductase family protein, with protein sequence MVDFTVDEGKCIGCGQCVADCPLSLLEMRDGIPLLARRKQQFCIGCLHCFAVCDEAALSILGHDPLQAKEISRDLLPKPAQMEMLIRGRRSIRNYQNRNLAPELIDDLLDTAWQAPTGRNVRGLLFSVVDDKAVLADIRQEMLAEIQRLDEGGLIDEDYSAFAKFPSAWEEGYDVLFCKAPHLLVVSAADDLPTPMQDAVIAMTTFELYAQSHGVGTLWDGLATIALRDLVPAMQKRLGIPEGHHLCYAMCFGYPALHYARMASRDHARVERVR encoded by the coding sequence ATGGTTGATTTTACTGTAGATGAGGGAAAATGTATCGGCTGTGGTCAATGCGTTGCCGATTGTCCTCTTTCACTTCTGGAGATGCGAGACGGTATTCCTCTTCTTGCCCGGCGAAAGCAACAGTTTTGTATCGGCTGTTTGCACTGTTTTGCCGTTTGTGATGAGGCTGCTCTCTCTATTCTTGGTCATGATCCCTTGCAGGCAAAAGAGATATCTCGTGACCTTTTGCCCAAACCTGCCCAGATGGAGATGCTTATTCGGGGCAGACGTTCTATCCGAAATTATCAAAACCGTAATCTTGCTCCGGAACTCATAGACGATCTCTTAGATACAGCCTGGCAGGCCCCGACGGGTAGAAATGTCCGTGGTTTGCTCTTTAGTGTAGTTGATGACAAGGCGGTCCTGGCTGATATTCGGCAGGAGATGCTGGCGGAGATTCAGCGCCTTGATGAGGGAGGACTGATTGATGAAGACTATAGCGCCTTTGCTAAGTTTCCCTCGGCCTGGGAGGAAGGGTATGATGTTCTCTTCTGTAAGGCACCGCATCTTTTGGTGGTATCGGCAGCAGATGATCTGCCGACGCCAATGCAGGATGCTGTCATTGCCATGACCACCTTCGAGCTTTACGCCCAAAGCCATGGGGTAGGTACTCTCTGGGATGGGCTAGCTACAATTGCCCTGAGGGATCTTGTCCCCGCCATGCAAAAACGTCTGGGTATTCCTGAGGGCCATCATCTCTGCTATGCTATGTGCTTTGGCTACCCTGCCCTGCATTACGCACGAATGGCCAGTAGAGACCATGCTCGGGTAGAGCGGGTTCGTTAA
- the cydB gene encoding cytochrome d ubiquinol oxidase subunit II: MGNLDMAVLQQIWWLLVAVIGSLFLFLNFVQGGQSLLWQVGKTDTEKSLVINSLGRKWELTFTTLVLFGGALFAAFPKFYATSFGGAYWVWMLILFTFILQAVSFEYRKKPDNLYGSSTYEFFLLINGTLGILLIGAAVGTFFTGSNFTLNDFNQVSWTHPLRGLEAAFSLFNLSFGLFLVFNSRVLGSLYLLNNIDLTDMEALERRLRKACLTNLICALPFLLYLLISLLTMDGFGVGSDGAVSMVAHKYLQNLTAMPITLGLLLLGLILIIYAVFITAFKKSYRAIWPAGLGTFFVGLALFFTAGYNGTSFYPSKVDLQSSLTIYNASSSHYTLATMAYVALIIPFVLAYIIYFWKQMDNKKLSLEDINDKKAY; encoded by the coding sequence ATGGGTAACCTTGACATGGCAGTTTTACAACAGATATGGTGGCTTCTTGTCGCCGTTATCGGCTCTCTCTTCCTTTTTCTCAACTTTGTTCAGGGTGGACAAAGCCTCCTCTGGCAGGTTGGCAAAACCGATACAGAAAAATCACTGGTAATCAATTCCCTTGGCCGAAAATGGGAGCTGACCTTTACCACTCTGGTCCTCTTTGGCGGGGCACTTTTTGCTGCATTTCCCAAATTTTATGCCACAAGTTTTGGCGGTGCCTATTGGGTATGGATGCTGATTCTCTTCACCTTCATCCTCCAGGCCGTGAGCTTTGAATACCGGAAAAAGCCAGACAATCTCTATGGTTCAAGCACCTACGAATTTTTCCTGCTGATCAATGGCACCCTCGGCATTCTCCTTATCGGCGCAGCCGTGGGCACCTTCTTCACCGGCTCAAACTTCACCCTCAATGACTTTAACCAGGTGAGTTGGACACATCCACTGCGGGGTCTGGAGGCGGCATTCTCCCTCTTTAATCTCTCCTTCGGTCTCTTTCTGGTCTTCAACTCCCGGGTACTGGGCTCCCTCTACCTGCTCAACAATATCGATCTCACCGACATGGAGGCGTTGGAGAGACGCCTGCGCAAGGCCTGCCTTACAAACCTCATCTGCGCCCTGCCTTTCCTTCTCTATCTCCTGATCAGCCTCCTCACCATGGACGGTTTTGGCGTAGGCAGCGATGGCGCTGTGAGCATGGTCGCCCATAAATACCTGCAAAACCTCACGGCCATGCCCATCACCCTCGGCCTGTTATTACTTGGCCTTATTCTCATAATCTATGCAGTATTCATCACCGCTTTCAAAAAAAGCTACAGGGCTATCTGGCCTGCAGGCCTCGGCACCTTCTTCGTCGGCCTGGCCCTCTTCTTTACTGCGGGCTACAACGGTACATCCTTTTATCCATCAAAGGTTGATCTGCAATCAAGCCTAACCATTTACAATGCCTCATCAAGCCACTACACCCTTGCCACCATGGCCTATGTAGCCCTCATCATCCCATTTGTTCTCGCCTATATTATCTACTTTTGGAAACAGATGGATAACAAGAAGTTAAGTCTTGAGGATATTAACGATAAAAAAGCTTATTAA